From a single Mycolicibacterium mengxianglii genomic region:
- the yjfF gene encoding galactofuranose ABC transporter, permease protein YjfF produces the protein MSTQTPVSPQKTPKTGTVAQSHSFVAELLRRARGRYLSPLASLALFVVMFTAIVLRYDFASPTQVFLNLLVDNAHLIVLAVGMTFVILTGGIDLSVGSVVALSTVIVATALQDGWPAPLAVGAVLVVGPLLGLLMGLVIEYFDVQPFIVTLAGMFLARGLCYVISVDTLPIKDPLLRQFGLNYVYLYEDKFIRWTVVIALAVVVIAAYILHQTRFGRTVYAVGGNRQSAQLMGLNASRARVSVYAISGFCAALAGLLLAVQKLSGYSLNGIGMELDAIAAAVIGGVLLSGGVGFVFGSLIGVLVLGTIQTFVTAENLDSYWTRIMTGVLLLVFVLVQRLVVRKPG, from the coding sequence GTGAGTACCCAGACGCCGGTGAGCCCGCAGAAAACTCCGAAGACCGGTACCGTGGCGCAGTCCCACTCCTTCGTCGCCGAGCTCCTGCGGCGCGCTCGCGGACGCTATCTGTCACCGCTGGCCTCGCTGGCGCTGTTCGTGGTGATGTTCACCGCGATTGTCCTGCGCTACGACTTCGCCAGCCCCACCCAGGTCTTCTTGAACCTGTTGGTCGACAACGCCCACCTGATCGTCCTCGCCGTCGGCATGACGTTCGTGATCCTCACGGGCGGGATCGACCTCAGCGTCGGGTCGGTGGTAGCGCTGTCGACGGTGATCGTCGCCACCGCGCTACAGGACGGCTGGCCGGCGCCGTTGGCCGTGGGTGCCGTTCTGGTGGTGGGACCGCTGCTCGGTCTGTTGATGGGTTTGGTCATCGAATACTTCGACGTCCAGCCGTTCATCGTGACCCTCGCCGGGATGTTCCTGGCCCGCGGGTTGTGTTACGTGATCAGCGTCGACACCCTGCCGATCAAGGATCCGCTGTTGCGCCAGTTCGGGCTGAACTACGTGTACCTGTACGAGGACAAGTTCATTCGCTGGACGGTGGTGATCGCGCTCGCGGTCGTGGTCATCGCCGCCTACATCCTGCACCAGACCCGATTCGGCCGGACCGTGTACGCGGTCGGGGGAAACCGCCAGTCTGCCCAGTTGATGGGGCTCAACGCGTCCCGTGCCCGGGTGTCGGTGTACGCGATCAGCGGCTTCTGTGCGGCTCTGGCGGGGCTGTTGCTCGCAGTTCAGAAGCTCTCCGGGTACAGCCTCAACGGCATCGGCATGGAACTCGATGCTATTGCCGCCGCAGTGATCGGTGGCGTATTGCTCTCCGGGGGAGTCGGTTTCGTGTTCGGTTCGCTGATCGGCGTGCTGGTGCTCGGCACCATCCAGACGTTCGTCACCGCAGAGAATCTCGACTCGTACTGGACGCGGATCATGACAGGGGTCCTGCTGCTAGTTTTCGTTCTCGTTCAGCGACTAGTGGTGAGGAAGCCCGGATGA
- a CDS encoding L-ribulose-5-phosphate 4-epimerase, with amino-acid sequence MTITTEVSRVIADLRQQVCDLHAQLTHYELVIWTAGNVSARVPGRDLMVIKPSGASYDSLTAEDMVVCDLHGNLVDGALNPSSDTAAHAYVYRHMAEVGGVVHTHSTYATAWAARGEPIPCVLTMIADEFGGDIPVGPFALIGDDSIGRGIVEVLRDSRSPAVLMRNHGPFTIGRTARDAVKAAVMVEDVARTVHISRQLGAAAPIDAADVTALFERYQNVYGQSGQDAEQSEESQR; translated from the coding sequence ATGACCATCACCACTGAGGTCAGCCGAGTCATCGCCGATCTACGCCAACAGGTGTGCGACCTCCATGCACAGCTGACCCATTACGAGCTGGTCATCTGGACCGCGGGCAACGTCTCCGCCCGGGTGCCCGGCCGCGACTTGATGGTCATCAAACCCTCAGGCGCCAGCTACGATTCGCTGACCGCCGAGGACATGGTGGTGTGTGATCTGCACGGTAACCTGGTCGACGGTGCGCTCAACCCGTCATCGGACACCGCAGCGCACGCCTACGTGTACCGCCACATGGCCGAGGTGGGCGGGGTGGTGCACACGCACTCCACCTATGCCACCGCGTGGGCCGCCCGAGGTGAGCCCATACCGTGCGTGCTCACCATGATCGCCGATGAATTCGGCGGTGACATCCCGGTGGGGCCGTTTGCGCTCATCGGGGATGATTCGATCGGCCGGGGCATCGTCGAGGTGCTGCGGGACAGCAGATCCCCAGCGGTGTTGATGCGCAACCACGGGCCATTCACCATCGGCCGTACTGCTCGCGATGCCGTCAAGGCCGCGGTGATGGTGGAGGACGTGGCACGCACCGTCCACATCAGCCGTCAACTCGGTGCCGCAGCACCCATCGACGCCGCCGACGTGACCGCCCTGTTCGAGCGTTACCAGAACGTCTATGGCCAGAGTGGCCAAGATGCCGAGCAGTCTGAGGAGAGCCAGCGATGA
- a CDS encoding ABC transporter permease has translation MTTNMTTTNMTTVKKLAASPLLWPALALILLLAVNLVLTPSFLSIRVQDGHLFGSVIDILRNGAPTMLVALGMTLVIASRGIDLSVGAVVAVSGALACAHIAASADPAGAGTVITAMGIALGVAVGLGLWNGMLVSVFGVQPIIATLVLMTAGRGIALFITDGQIVTITSAPFKVLGAGYAFGLPVAILVSLSVFVLIGLLVRRTALGMLLESVGINPEASRLAGVRHRSIVFAVYVFCALCAGVAGLMISSNISAADANNAGLWIEMDAILAVVIGGTSLLGGRFSLTGTILGALIIQTLTTTVYTAGITPETTLVFKALVVIAVFLLQAPRFRAMLSRRRSRPGAPAESPVLTDSAAAQPLSIPDPTQGDTGIRDGNEMSRL, from the coding sequence GTGACCACCAACATGACGACCACGAACATGACGACCGTGAAGAAGCTCGCGGCCTCCCCGCTGCTGTGGCCGGCGCTGGCACTGATCCTGCTGCTCGCCGTGAACCTTGTTCTGACACCGAGCTTTCTGAGCATCCGCGTCCAGGACGGACACCTCTTCGGCAGCGTGATCGACATCCTGCGTAACGGTGCCCCCACCATGCTGGTGGCTTTGGGTATGACGCTGGTGATCGCGTCCCGCGGCATCGACCTCTCCGTTGGGGCGGTCGTCGCCGTCAGCGGCGCCCTGGCCTGCGCTCACATCGCCGCCTCAGCCGATCCCGCCGGCGCCGGCACGGTCATCACCGCGATGGGTATCGCCCTGGGTGTCGCGGTGGGGCTGGGGTTGTGGAACGGCATGCTGGTCTCGGTCTTCGGAGTTCAGCCGATCATCGCGACCCTTGTTCTCATGACAGCCGGGCGCGGGATCGCGCTGTTCATCACAGACGGTCAGATCGTGACCATCACCAGCGCGCCCTTCAAAGTTCTGGGCGCCGGGTATGCGTTCGGGCTGCCGGTGGCGATCCTGGTGAGTCTGTCGGTGTTCGTGCTGATAGGTCTGCTGGTGCGCCGGACCGCCCTCGGCATGCTGCTGGAGTCGGTCGGCATCAACCCAGAGGCCAGCAGGCTGGCCGGTGTTCGTCACCGCTCCATCGTTTTTGCCGTCTACGTCTTCTGCGCACTCTGTGCCGGGGTCGCCGGCCTGATGATCTCCTCCAACATCTCGGCCGCCGACGCCAACAACGCCGGGCTGTGGATCGAGATGGACGCCATCCTGGCTGTGGTCATCGGGGGCACGTCGCTACTGGGTGGACGGTTCAGTCTCACCGGAACGATCCTGGGGGCCCTGATCATCCAGACTTTGACCACCACGGTGTACACCGCGGGAATCACCCCCGAGACCACTCTGGTGTTCAAGGCCCTGGTCGTGATCGCGGTATTCCTATTGCAGGCACCGAGATTCCGGGCGATGTTGTCGCGCCGCCGATCCCGACCGGGCGCCCCGGCTGAAAGCCCAGTGTTGACGGATTCTGCTGCTGCGCAACCTCTCTCGATACCTGACCCGACACAAGGTGACACCGGAATCCGCGACGGTAATGAAATGAGCCGACTGTGA
- a CDS encoding nuclear transport factor 2 family protein — translation MVDEFQLQKLVHSYSRAVDRGDIAALRGLYHHDARDDHGAFSAGAVEDFLQELAAARPYLRAMQHHITTVNFAVDGDHAEGEIYNIATHTFMAGDRDVDVIVGGRYLDKYEKRNDTWKFVERKIVTDWANVDDPSRLDISHPITRGTPRGAPDANDPSYQFFSILGKDA, via the coding sequence ATGGTCGATGAGTTCCAGTTACAGAAGCTGGTGCACAGCTACAGCCGCGCCGTCGATCGGGGCGACATCGCCGCCTTGCGCGGCCTGTACCACCACGACGCCCGCGACGACCACGGCGCGTTTTCAGCGGGCGCTGTCGAGGACTTCCTCCAGGAGCTCGCGGCCGCCCGGCCCTACCTGCGGGCGATGCAACACCACATCACCACGGTGAACTTCGCCGTCGACGGTGACCACGCCGAGGGTGAGATCTACAACATCGCCACTCACACGTTCATGGCAGGTGACCGCGATGTGGACGTCATCGTCGGCGGGCGATACCTGGACAAGTACGAAAAGCGCAACGACACGTGGAAATTCGTCGAGCGCAAGATCGTCACCGATTGGGCCAACGTCGACGACCCGTCCCGTCTCGATATCAGCCACCCCATCACCAGAGGCACCCCCAGAGGAGCGCCGGACGCGAACGACCCGTCGTACCAGTTCTTTTCGATCCTCGGCAAAGACGCCTGA
- a CDS encoding LacI family DNA-binding transcriptional regulator — MSSQPLPPSPQKPVMADVARLAGVSHQTVSRVINGSSSIRPATKARVQKAIDELGYRPNTAARALVTRRSGIIGIVGSSSGLYGPSSIQRSVQEAARAAGYFSSLVPLTEVTLEALRDALDHLARQSVEAIVMIAAQEEALAVAHSADTGLPMIVVEGDLSGRGLSVGVDQIDGARQATRHLIDLGHRAIDHVAGPLTYTEAKGRRTGYEAAMRDAGLSPGELWEGDWTPASGYQIGRELVRAGSTAVFVANDQMAIGVLHAFAEAGQSVPRDVSVVGFDDIPEAAYLNPALTTIRQDFQAIGQRAIDLVAATLDGSPASMPLLAPELIVRDSTAPREETP, encoded by the coding sequence ATGAGTAGCCAGCCATTGCCCCCCAGCCCGCAGAAGCCGGTCATGGCCGATGTCGCGCGACTGGCCGGGGTGAGCCACCAAACGGTGTCGCGCGTGATCAACGGGTCTTCCAGCATCCGCCCCGCCACCAAGGCGCGGGTCCAGAAGGCCATCGATGAGCTCGGCTACCGGCCCAACACCGCGGCGCGTGCTCTGGTGACGCGGCGCTCCGGGATCATCGGGATCGTCGGGTCCAGCAGCGGCCTGTACGGCCCGTCGAGTATTCAACGTTCCGTGCAGGAGGCCGCGCGAGCCGCCGGCTACTTCTCCAGCCTGGTGCCGCTGACCGAGGTCACCCTCGAGGCGCTGCGTGATGCACTGGATCACCTTGCGCGCCAATCGGTTGAGGCCATCGTGATGATCGCGGCGCAGGAGGAGGCACTGGCCGTCGCGCACTCCGCCGACACCGGGCTCCCGATGATCGTCGTCGAGGGGGATCTGTCGGGGCGGGGACTCAGTGTCGGCGTCGACCAGATCGACGGTGCCCGCCAAGCCACCCGACACCTCATCGACCTCGGCCATCGAGCGATCGACCATGTGGCGGGCCCACTGACCTACACCGAGGCGAAGGGGCGCCGCACCGGGTACGAGGCGGCGATGCGGGACGCCGGGCTGTCGCCGGGGGAGCTGTGGGAGGGCGACTGGACGCCGGCAAGTGGTTACCAGATCGGCCGCGAACTGGTCCGAGCCGGCAGCACCGCGGTGTTCGTCGCCAACGACCAGATGGCCATCGGGGTGTTGCACGCCTTCGCCGAAGCGGGGCAGTCGGTTCCGCGCGATGTCAGCGTTGTCGGATTCGACGACATTCCCGAGGCCGCTTATCTGAACCCGGCCCTTACCACGATCCGGCAGGACTTCCAGGCCATCGGCCAACGTGCGATCGACCTGGTAGCGGCCACCCTGGACGGGTCTCCCGCCAGTATGCCGTTGCTTGCCCCCGAACTGATAGTCCGTGACAGCACGGCACCGCGTGAGGAGACGCCATGA
- a CDS encoding zinc-dependent alcohol dehydrogenase: MIAARLHAVGDLQVAAEPDPGEAPPGWSSLAVTSVGICGSDLHWFTDGGIGENRIAQPVVPGHEFAAVAMTGPYAGRRVAVDPAIPCGTCEMCRLGYHNLCPTVQFAGHGDLDGALQEYLVWPDHLLHPLPDELSDDAGALLEPLGVAIHATGVGHVRPGSDVLVVGAGPIGVLALQVARLAGARRVFVVEPLEHRQGTALRSGADEVWSPEEAAAAVSDATHGRGVDVVIEVAGTDAAIATAVAVARPGGRVALGGIPSEDTSSFPAAAARRKGLTFAMVRRMNDTYPRAIALAAGAVDLDSLVTERHPLAEAPKAFSAAAQRLGDKVVVAVSSS; encoded by the coding sequence ATGATCGCCGCCCGCCTACATGCCGTCGGGGATCTGCAGGTGGCTGCCGAACCGGATCCGGGGGAGGCCCCGCCGGGCTGGTCGTCGCTTGCTGTCACCTCGGTGGGTATCTGTGGCTCGGACCTGCACTGGTTCACCGACGGCGGCATCGGCGAGAACCGCATCGCGCAGCCTGTGGTGCCGGGACACGAATTCGCGGCGGTAGCCATGACCGGGCCCTACGCCGGCCGCCGGGTGGCCGTAGACCCCGCGATTCCCTGCGGCACGTGCGAGATGTGCCGGCTGGGGTACCACAACCTCTGTCCCACCGTGCAATTCGCCGGACACGGCGACCTCGATGGGGCGCTGCAGGAGTATCTCGTGTGGCCGGATCACCTGTTGCATCCGCTACCCGACGAGCTCAGTGATGACGCCGGCGCGCTGCTCGAGCCGCTGGGCGTCGCGATCCATGCGACGGGAGTCGGTCACGTGCGTCCGGGCTCTGATGTGCTGGTGGTGGGCGCAGGACCCATCGGTGTACTGGCGCTTCAGGTGGCGCGTCTGGCCGGCGCGCGGCGGGTGTTCGTCGTCGAACCCCTCGAGCACCGGCAGGGGACCGCCCTTCGCAGTGGCGCCGACGAGGTGTGGTCACCGGAAGAAGCCGCAGCAGCAGTGTCGGATGCGACACACGGCCGCGGGGTCGACGTCGTGATCGAGGTGGCGGGAACCGATGCCGCGATAGCAACCGCCGTGGCCGTCGCCAGGCCGGGCGGCCGGGTTGCCCTCGGTGGTATCCCCTCGGAGGACACGTCGTCGTTCCCGGCCGCCGCGGCTCGCCGTAAAGGCCTGACCTTTGCGATGGTGCGGCGGATGAACGACACCTACCCGCGGGCGATCGCGCTGGCCGCCGGCGCTGTCGATCTGGATTCGCTTGTCACCGAACGTCATCCGCTTGCGGAGGCGCCCAAAGCGTTCAGCGCGGCTGCACAGCGACTGGGTGACAAAGTGGTGGTGGCGGTGTCGAGTAGTTGA
- a CDS encoding zinc-binding dehydrogenase, producing MRAIVFEEFGGAVDVRTVADPVPSPEGVVVEVHATGLCRSDWHAWAGHDDGVALPHVPGHELVGVVAAVGAGVRQWTVGDRVTTPFVCGCGTCVWCRSGQAQVCPDQTQPGFTHWGSFAEYVALHAADTNLVAVPDVVDDAAAAGLGCRFATAYRALTARARVRRGEWVAVIGAGGVGLSAVQVAVAAGANVVAVDRTPAALTLAASLGAQHTVLADGSDVAARVHALTDGGSHVSVDAVGSAATCGEAIHSLRRHGRHVQLGLLPNINGHPPVPMDRVIAWELDVLGSHGMARADYPAMLDLVEAGTLRPGSLVERVVGLTEGARLLPGFGTAAPAGVTLIDPRMP from the coding sequence ATGCGCGCAATCGTCTTCGAAGAGTTCGGCGGGGCGGTCGACGTCCGCACCGTTGCCGACCCGGTGCCCTCTCCCGAGGGAGTAGTCGTGGAGGTGCACGCCACCGGCCTGTGTCGTAGCGACTGGCACGCGTGGGCCGGTCACGACGACGGCGTGGCACTCCCTCACGTTCCGGGGCACGAACTGGTCGGCGTGGTCGCTGCGGTCGGCGCCGGCGTCCGACAGTGGACGGTCGGCGACCGCGTCACAACACCGTTCGTCTGCGGCTGCGGCACCTGCGTGTGGTGCCGCAGCGGGCAGGCACAGGTGTGCCCGGACCAGACTCAGCCGGGGTTCACCCACTGGGGCTCCTTCGCCGAGTACGTGGCCCTGCATGCTGCGGACACCAACCTCGTCGCGGTCCCCGACGTCGTTGATGACGCCGCCGCCGCGGGGCTGGGTTGCCGGTTCGCCACCGCCTACCGGGCCCTGACCGCCCGCGCTCGCGTCCGCCGCGGCGAGTGGGTCGCGGTGATCGGGGCCGGCGGTGTCGGTCTGAGCGCGGTGCAGGTGGCGGTGGCCGCCGGCGCCAACGTGGTCGCCGTTGACCGCACCCCGGCGGCGCTCACTTTGGCAGCAAGCCTGGGGGCACAACACACCGTGCTCGCCGACGGTTCCGATGTCGCCGCACGAGTGCACGCCCTCACCGACGGCGGCAGCCACGTCTCGGTGGATGCGGTGGGCTCGGCGGCTACCTGTGGCGAGGCCATCCACAGTCTGCGGCGCCACGGACGTCACGTGCAGCTGGGATTGCTCCCCAACATCAACGGACATCCTCCGGTGCCGATGGACCGCGTCATCGCCTGGGAACTGGACGTTCTCGGCAGTCACGGCATGGCACGCGCGGACTATCCGGCCATGCTGGATCTGGTGGAGGCGGGCACATTGCGCCCGGGGTCTCTGGTCGAACGCGTCGTCGGCCTGACCGAGGGTGCGCGCCTTCTTCCCGGGTTCGGTACTGCGGCTCCTGCCGGTGTCACCCTCATCGATCCGCGAATGCCCTGA
- a CDS encoding SGNH/GDSL hydrolase family protein has protein sequence MKLFRFLGVLLICALLGGMQVQLADTAAAEPGRRPGPLPVAAFIGDSYTWGSGASTMDKRWTTLVAGRMGWMESNLGEGGTGYLKTIEGRPNYFGQLDEAAAMRPDIVVVAGGQNDQDTLTSNYPALFSAVSHFFVQLRSRLPQARIIGIGPSFPDALTPQRYAFDNAVRDAVRAVGGQFISLNRPTPVIVPAMLEPDRVHVDDAGHAAIAQRVLNNMQSV, from the coding sequence ATGAAGCTATTCAGATTCCTTGGCGTGCTACTCATATGCGCATTGCTGGGTGGCATGCAGGTGCAGCTGGCGGACACCGCCGCCGCGGAACCCGGTCGTCGCCCCGGCCCCCTCCCGGTCGCGGCCTTCATCGGCGATTCGTACACCTGGGGGTCCGGCGCCTCCACCATGGACAAGCGGTGGACCACGCTGGTCGCCGGCCGCATGGGGTGGATGGAGTCCAACCTCGGGGAGGGCGGGACCGGCTATCTGAAGACCATCGAGGGCAGGCCCAATTACTTCGGCCAACTCGACGAGGCCGCCGCCATGCGCCCGGACATCGTGGTGGTCGCGGGCGGTCAGAACGACCAGGACACCCTGACCTCTAACTACCCTGCGTTGTTCTCCGCGGTCAGCCACTTCTTCGTTCAGCTGCGTTCCCGCCTGCCCCAGGCACGGATCATCGGCATCGGCCCGTCGTTCCCCGACGCGCTGACACCACAGCGCTACGCCTTCGACAACGCCGTGCGGGATGCCGTCAGAGCGGTGGGCGGTCAGTTCATCTCGTTGAACCGCCCGACACCGGTGATCGTCCCGGCGATGCTCGAGCCCGACCGGGTCCATGTCGATGATGCCGGCCACGCGGCGATCGCCCAGCGGGTGCTCAACAACATGCAATCCGTATGA
- the araB gene encoding ribulokinase, with the protein MSGEKYTVGIDFGTLSGRALVVRVSDGHELASAEHAYEHGVITEALPGGGGRLPSQWALQVPADYVSVLRTAVPEAIAAAGIDAGDVIGIGTDFTACTMVPVHSDGTPLCELDGFADRPHAYAKLWRHHSPQPQADRINTVAAERGETWLPRYGGLISSEWEFAKALEILDGDPEVYQAIDHFVEAADWIVWQLCGTYVRNACSAGYKGIRQDGRYPSRDFLAQVRPGFADFVDDKLDHPIGRLGDRAGALTAEAAQWTGLPQGIPVAVGNVDAHVTVAAADALEPGQLVAIMGTSTCHVMNSDVLREVPGMCGVVDGGISEGSWGYEAGQSGVGDIFGWFVDNCVPENYHVEARRRGISLHGYLTELASRQRVGQHGLVALDWHSGNRSVLVDHELSGVMIGQTLDTTCVDMYRALLEATAFGTRMIVETFVSSGVPVNELVVAGGLLKNELLMQIYADAVGLPLSVVPSTQAPALGSAIHAAAAAGAFADVAAAAKQMGRRNRNAYTPIPENARAYDRLYREYVAAYDWFGRGNDMMRRLRRIGSREAVGVLS; encoded by the coding sequence ATGAGTGGTGAAAAATACACCGTAGGAATAGATTTCGGGACCCTTTCGGGCCGGGCGTTGGTGGTGAGAGTCAGTGACGGCCATGAACTGGCCAGTGCCGAACACGCCTACGAGCACGGGGTCATCACCGAAGCACTACCGGGTGGCGGTGGTCGGCTGCCCTCGCAGTGGGCCCTGCAGGTGCCCGCGGACTACGTCAGTGTGCTGCGCACCGCCGTTCCCGAGGCGATTGCCGCAGCGGGCATCGACGCAGGAGACGTCATCGGCATCGGCACCGACTTCACCGCCTGCACCATGGTTCCGGTGCACAGTGACGGCACGCCGCTGTGTGAACTCGACGGTTTCGCCGACCGACCGCACGCCTACGCCAAGCTCTGGCGCCACCACTCGCCGCAACCCCAAGCCGATCGCATCAACACCGTTGCCGCCGAGCGTGGCGAAACCTGGCTGCCGCGATACGGCGGCTTGATCTCCAGTGAGTGGGAGTTCGCGAAGGCTCTGGAGATCCTCGACGGGGACCCTGAGGTGTATCAGGCCATCGACCACTTCGTGGAGGCCGCGGACTGGATCGTCTGGCAACTGTGCGGCACCTACGTCCGAAACGCGTGCAGTGCCGGCTACAAAGGTATCCGTCAAGATGGCCGTTACCCGTCGCGGGACTTTCTCGCTCAGGTGCGTCCCGGCTTCGCCGATTTCGTCGACGACAAACTCGATCATCCGATTGGCCGACTCGGCGACCGTGCCGGCGCACTGACCGCGGAGGCGGCGCAGTGGACCGGTCTGCCGCAGGGAATTCCGGTGGCGGTCGGCAACGTCGATGCACATGTGACGGTCGCTGCGGCTGATGCGCTGGAACCCGGTCAACTGGTGGCGATCATGGGGACGTCGACCTGCCACGTGATGAATTCGGATGTGCTGCGCGAGGTTCCCGGAATGTGCGGGGTCGTCGACGGTGGCATCTCCGAGGGCAGCTGGGGATACGAAGCCGGGCAGTCCGGGGTGGGCGATATCTTCGGATGGTTCGTCGACAACTGCGTACCGGAGAACTACCACGTCGAGGCGCGCCGCCGTGGCATCTCGCTGCACGGGTACCTCACCGAGTTGGCCAGCCGTCAGCGTGTCGGCCAACACGGGCTGGTCGCCCTGGATTGGCACAGCGGAAACCGCTCGGTGCTGGTCGACCACGAGCTCTCCGGTGTGATGATCGGGCAGACCCTGGACACCACCTGCGTCGACATGTATCGAGCGCTGTTGGAAGCCACTGCGTTCGGCACCCGGATGATCGTGGAAACGTTTGTCTCCAGCGGGGTGCCGGTCAACGAGTTGGTGGTCGCCGGCGGCCTGCTCAAGAACGAGCTCCTGATGCAGATCTACGCCGACGCCGTGGGGCTGCCGTTGTCGGTAGTGCCCTCGACGCAGGCCCCGGCGCTGGGCTCGGCGATCCACGCAGCGGCAGCGGCAGGCGCCTTCGCCGACGTTGCGGCCGCCGCCAAACAGATGGGTAGGCGAAACCGTAACGCCTACACACCGATTCCAGAGAATGCCCGAGCCTATGACCGGCTCTACCGCGAGTATGTGGCGGCCTACGACTGGTTCGGCCGGGGTAACGACATGATGCGCCGACTTCGGCGGATCGGATCACGAGAAGCTGTGGGAGTGCTGTCATGA
- the araA gene encoding L-arabinose isomerase, whose product MIASRVVTSQVWLITGSQSLYGPDILEQVAHQSRQIAGQLDGSSEIPVEVRWLPVVTDADQIARVLSEANTSDECVGVIAWMHTFSPAKMWIRGLKTLQKPLLHLHTQFDVELPWHSIDMDFMNLNQAAHGDREFGYIQSRLSTSRKTIAGHVSEPGTRARIGSWVRAALGRAELSTLKVARFGDNMRGVAVTEGDKVEAEAHFGTSINAYGVNDLVDVVERIRPADIDKLIQEYENTYEIAAELRAGGDRHASLRHGAQIELGLRKFLQDGGFHAFTTNFEDLGGLRQLPGLAVQRLMADGYGFGGEGDWKTAIMLRAIKVMAEGLPGGTSFMEDYTYDLTPGRERILGAHMLEVCPSIAAGTPSLEVHPLSIGNREDPVRLRFTAAPGDAVIVGICDMGSRFRLVANSVRVVEPTAELPNLPVACAVWEPLPSWATSAEAWLMAGAPHHTVLTTAVDAETIDDFAEMTGTELLVIDEATTVRGFQHELRWNDVYHHVAAGL is encoded by the coding sequence ATGATCGCGTCCCGAGTCGTCACCAGTCAGGTATGGCTGATCACCGGCAGCCAATCCTTGTACGGACCGGACATCCTCGAACAGGTGGCCCACCAGTCGCGCCAAATCGCCGGACAACTGGATGGAAGTAGTGAGATCCCGGTGGAGGTGCGTTGGCTTCCGGTGGTGACCGATGCCGACCAGATCGCCCGAGTGTTGAGTGAGGCGAACACGTCCGACGAATGCGTCGGGGTCATCGCCTGGATGCACACGTTCTCCCCGGCGAAGATGTGGATTCGGGGGCTCAAGACACTGCAGAAGCCACTACTGCACCTGCACACCCAGTTTGACGTCGAGCTGCCCTGGCACAGCATCGACATGGACTTCATGAACCTCAATCAGGCGGCCCATGGGGATCGTGAGTTCGGGTACATCCAGTCGCGACTGTCGACGTCCCGCAAGACGATCGCCGGGCACGTCAGCGAACCGGGTACCCGGGCGCGGATCGGCTCGTGGGTACGCGCGGCGCTGGGCCGCGCCGAGCTCTCGACCCTCAAAGTCGCGCGATTCGGTGACAACATGCGTGGTGTCGCGGTGACCGAGGGCGACAAGGTGGAGGCCGAGGCGCACTTCGGGACGTCCATCAACGCCTACGGCGTCAACGATCTGGTGGATGTCGTCGAACGCATCCGCCCCGCCGATATCGACAAACTGATCCAGGAGTACGAGAACACCTACGAGATTGCCGCGGAACTGCGTGCCGGCGGTGACCGGCACGCTTCCTTGCGGCACGGAGCGCAGATCGAACTCGGATTGCGGAAGTTTCTGCAGGACGGTGGCTTTCATGCGTTCACCACGAACTTCGAAGATCTCGGCGGGCTGCGCCAGCTGCCGGGTTTGGCAGTGCAGCGGTTGATGGCCGACGGTTACGGGTTCGGTGGCGAAGGCGACTGGAAGACGGCGATCATGTTGCGCGCGATCAAGGTGATGGCCGAGGGGCTGCCCGGCGGCACCTCGTTCATGGAGGACTACACCTACGATCTGACACCCGGACGGGAGCGCATCCTGGGGGCGCACATGCTCGAAGTCTGCCCCAGCATTGCCGCCGGGACTCCCTCGCTGGAGGTGCATCCGCTGTCGATCGGTAATCGGGAGGATCCCGTCCGGTTGCGTTTCACCGCGGCACCGGGCGACGCGGTGATCGTCGGCATCTGCGATATGGGTTCGCGATTCCGACTGGTGGCCAACTCTGTTCGGGTGGTCGAGCCGACAGCAGAACTGCCGAATCTTCCCGTCGCCTGCGCTGTGTGGGAGCCGCTACCTTCCTGGGCCACGTCGGCGGAGGCATGGCTGATGGCCGGTGCCCCGCACCACACGGTGCTGACCACCGCTGTTGACGCCGAGACGATCGACGACTTCGCCGAGATGACGGGCACCGAACTGCTGGTCATCGACGAGGCCACCACGGTGCGCGGCTTCCAGCACGAGCTTCGGTGGAATGACGTGTACCACCACGTCGCCGCCGGACTCTGA